The following proteins are co-located in the Dromaius novaehollandiae isolate bDroNov1 chromosome 10, bDroNov1.hap1, whole genome shotgun sequence genome:
- the LOC112996040 gene encoding CDC42 small effector protein 2-B-like translates to MTEFLVCFNWCNGEPPQPKRRQRLDRDMIGEPMNFVHNAHVGMREMSSGFSSAVSIQDHMKSKGGYTNGTSATIQI, encoded by the exons ATGACCGAGTTCCTGGTTTGCTTTAACTGGTGCAACGGCGAGCCGCCCCAGCCG AAGAGGCGTCAGAGACTGGACCGGGATATGATAGGAGAGCCCATGAACTTCGTGCACAACGCACACGTCGGGATGAGAGAGATGAGCAGTGGCTTTTCATCT GCTGTATCAATTCAGGACCACATGAAGTCTAAAGGTGGCTACACAAATGGTACTTCTGCAACTATTCAGATATAG